Proteins encoded by one window of Phytohabitans houttuyneae:
- a CDS encoding PhoX family protein — protein MSERPRLLPILGQNHTGRSAMTCMYRCGNACDHPVPNESDNPYFGDVVQAEVSRRGVVRAGAVGALVLGFAGAGAAAATPALAAPGGSGAAPDLDAATARHGGAPKALTFSTIPPNRLDNFVVPNGYDHSVVLRWGDPVEPDAPEFRLDRQSAYAQSKQFGYNNDFVAVLPLDKRGDRALLVVNHEYTNENLMFPGFTSLDALSVEQLRVAIAAHGLSVVELERVGESGQWKPVSRGARRYNRRITALATRFDLTGPAAGSAFLKTAADPRGKTVIGTLNNCAGGVTPWGTILSGEENFNQYFVGGDGVPEADKPRLARYGISTSARYPADSRKWDRADERFDLTRHPNEANRFGWIVELDPFDPDAKPRKHTAMGRFKHEGANVIVARSGHVAAYMGDDERFDYLYKFVTDKKFKKGGSWQDREHNLTLLESGTLYVAKLDYTSASEIDGSGKLPSDGAFNGTGRWIPLVRGDKSFVTGMTAAEVLTFTRLAGDAVGATKMDRPEDVEPNPVNGKIYVALTNNTNRGTGTNPKADEANPRTANRHGHILELTEDRGDHTSEAFTWSVPIVCGDPADPATYFAGYDKTKVSPISCPDNVAFDGAGNLWISTDGNALGTNDGLFATPVEGPERGHLKQFLTVPFGAETCGPFITTDNKSVFVAVQHPGEISGASIEAPASTWPDGDYAKPGVVVTWRLDGKPVGS, from the coding sequence ATGAGCGAGCGACCGCGATTGCTTCCGATACTTGGGCAGAACCACACCGGACGCAGCGCGATGACCTGCATGTACCGCTGTGGCAACGCGTGTGACCACCCTGTGCCGAACGAGTCGGACAACCCGTACTTCGGCGACGTCGTCCAGGCCGAGGTCAGCCGCCGCGGCGTCGTGCGGGCAGGTGCCGTCGGCGCCCTCGTGCTCGGCTTCGCGGGCGCGGGTGCGGCGGCGGCAACCCCGGCGCTGGCCGCGCCGGGTGGCAGCGGTGCGGCGCCGGACCTGGACGCCGCCACGGCCCGCCACGGCGGTGCCCCGAAGGCGCTCACGTTCAGCACCATCCCGCCGAACCGGCTCGACAACTTCGTCGTGCCGAACGGGTACGACCACTCGGTCGTCCTGCGCTGGGGCGACCCGGTGGAGCCCGACGCGCCGGAGTTCCGGCTGGACCGCCAGTCGGCGTACGCACAGTCGAAGCAGTTCGGCTACAACAACGACTTCGTCGCAGTGCTGCCGCTCGACAAGCGGGGTGACCGCGCCCTCCTGGTGGTCAACCACGAGTACACGAACGAAAACCTGATGTTCCCGGGCTTCACCAGCCTGGACGCGCTGTCGGTCGAGCAGCTGCGGGTGGCCATCGCGGCGCACGGCCTCTCGGTCGTGGAGCTGGAGCGGGTCGGCGAGTCCGGCCAGTGGAAGCCGGTCAGCCGCGGCGCCCGCCGGTACAACCGGCGGATCACGGCGCTCGCCACCCGGTTCGACCTCACCGGTCCGGCCGCCGGCTCGGCGTTCCTGAAGACCGCCGCGGACCCGCGGGGCAAGACGGTGATCGGCACGCTCAACAACTGCGCCGGCGGCGTGACGCCGTGGGGCACGATCCTGAGCGGCGAGGAAAACTTCAACCAGTACTTCGTCGGCGGCGACGGCGTGCCGGAGGCCGACAAGCCCAGGCTCGCCCGCTACGGCATCAGCACCAGCGCCCGCTACCCGGCCGACAGCCGCAAGTGGGACCGTGCCGACGAGCGGTTCGACCTCACCCGGCACCCCAACGAGGCGAACCGCTTCGGCTGGATCGTCGAGCTCGACCCCTTCGACCCGGACGCCAAGCCGCGCAAGCACACCGCCATGGGCCGCTTCAAGCACGAGGGCGCCAACGTCATCGTCGCCCGCAGCGGGCACGTCGCGGCGTACATGGGTGACGACGAGCGCTTCGACTACCTGTACAAGTTCGTGACGGACAAGAAGTTCAAGAAGGGCGGCTCGTGGCAGGACCGCGAGCACAACCTGACGCTCCTGGAGTCCGGCACGCTGTACGTCGCCAAGCTCGACTACACCAGCGCCAGCGAGATCGACGGCTCGGGCAAGCTCCCGTCGGACGGCGCCTTCAACGGCACCGGCCGGTGGATCCCGCTGGTGCGGGGCGACAAGTCGTTCGTGACTGGCATGACCGCCGCCGAGGTGCTCACGTTCACCCGCCTCGCCGGCGACGCGGTGGGCGCGACCAAGATGGACCGTCCCGAGGACGTCGAGCCCAACCCGGTCAACGGCAAGATCTACGTGGCCCTGACCAACAACACCAACCGGGGCACCGGCACCAACCCCAAGGCGGACGAGGCCAACCCGCGTACGGCCAACCGCCACGGGCACATCCTCGAGCTGACCGAGGACCGGGGCGACCACACCAGCGAGGCGTTCACCTGGTCGGTGCCGATCGTCTGCGGCGACCCGGCGGACCCGGCCACCTACTTCGCCGGGTACGACAAGACCAAGGTCTCGCCGATCTCCTGCCCGGACAACGTGGCCTTCGACGGCGCCGGCAACCTGTGGATCTCCACGGATGGCAACGCGCTGGGCACCAACGACGGCCTCTTCGCGACGCCGGTCGAGGGCCCGGAGCGCGGCCACCTCAAGCAGTTCCTCACGGTGCCGTTCGGCGCCGAGACCTGCGGCCCGTTCATCACCACCGACAACAAGTCGGTCTTCGTCGCGGTGCAGCACCCCGGCGAGATCTCCGGGGCCTCGATCGAGGCCCCGGCCTCCACGTGGCCTGACGGCGACTACGCCAAGCCGGGCGTGGTCGTCACCTGGCGGCTGGACGGCAAGCCCGTCGGCAGCTGA